The DNA segment acgaacaaacagacaggacaatcactatatgcctcccgccgggggcataaaaatatttcccTATTTACAATGATTTTGTGATTTCAAGACATAAAAAGCTTTGTCTAAAACACCTTCCCATACTCTCAGTAAATAACAAGGATGAAATGCCCAATAAGGTTtctctgatatatatatatacatgatatagtGCTGGGAAACAGTCAAAATTTCTGCATCAAAAAATGCCTGACCCCTGATTAACCATGATGAAAATCAGATGTAATCATTCTAGCCAAAATCAGATCAAAAACTGAAGTTTTCAATTCTGGGCAACTACATGATTTCAGTAACTTTGGTCATTTTAAAAACACTGCTCAGAAGCTGTTAACTGTACCAATTAGTGAATGGTACTAGATTTAGCTTATTTTGGCTGCTTTCCTTACATTTTCTATGTTTCAAGCTACCTTACATCAATACTGATTCTAAGCTGTTAATAATCTTACCTATCAAATCTTTGAGCCCACACTTCCTGGCTATCCAACAGTGTATTCTCTTGACGTTCAACTTCAAACTGCAACTCACATATCTCCTGATACCATGCAACATGCAATAGAGAGATCACTGGGCATTCAAGTAAACATACAGGATGTTAGTTGCaaatatacattcatgtacttacTGACTATACTTCTACCATAGTAGAAATTTAGAAAAGCTGAACAGAGCATTATCACAGTAAAGATTTATGACTAATTTATTTCAATTCTCTAACATGTTAGTTCAAACAGGAAATAAAGATTGTTTACAAGAATAAATCAGCAGTTCAATTAACAATatacttcatatatatatataagatgaAACCATTTAATTTCGCAGGTATGAGACTTGGTGGTGAGAGCCAAAATAGCTGATGAAATCATTGAAATGGTTTTGGATATcaacttttgaacacaaaattAGTGGGAACtatacttgttcattgggattaaaatttgtggattgactcaattGGGAAATCCACAAAAGGTAGTGCCCAAATAACTACTTGTGatttcaaagaaagaaaatacagaGGAAATGATGAAGTTCAAAGAAGAAATATTAGTGATGTTGTAAGACAGAAAAGGAGCATATTCTTCAGTGATTTTCCTTACTTAGTAGATTACAGCTATGAGCAAGTCATTCCACTTCTAGTGTAACACTACAAACATTCTGGCAGAACTCGTCTCAAAATTTTAATGACAcacagattttcataaaaaacaaacataacaGTAGTACTGTTAAATCAGAAGATTTTGTGAAAGATTTATTTTTGCTACATTCCCTTTGTTACCGTTATATTTAGTCCTATATATTACACAAGTTGGTCATACATTACAAAGATTTTACCTTATATGACCTACTTCTACTTAAACAACAGCTGTGGGATGACAGCAACGCCTGACTACCAGTATTCAAAAGTCTTGCCATTAAACAAACTTAAAGTAATGATAGCACAGACATATTAAACAAGTACGAGCAGGGCAAATATATTGAGTCAAAGAATTTTCCCTTCTTAAGATGCTTATTGAGATAACACATTACACACAAAAAATTACTTTGTTGAAacaggggcataactttgtaaacaaaaaaagagTTAGTAGTGTTATAGAACCAGTGAAATGTATGTCATCACAGTGGAcacatgtatgaagtttcaatcctttcccactAGCAGTTAATGAGATATCAAAAGCAAACACTTAACCAAAATTGCTAAGTTGTAAAAAGGACCtacctttagaaaaaaaatcaaaacagagtCAAATAAATGAAACCTGTGAACAGTAAGATtattacagtgaacaagtgtgtgaagtttaaatccattcttAGTGGATACATAGTAACCAgcttacaaaacaaaaacttaaccaaattgggacacAGACACGGACGTTGGTTGACAAATGGATGAATGTATCTGTACAACAATGCAACTTATTGCTTGAATAGTGAAGCTAAAAACTAGCAAACTTAAAGCCTTGTGAAGAAACCATAGCCAAATTTTTTCAGTAGCCAAATCAAACCCAGTCAAGGCCACCTTAGGACTGAAGAGAACTATCTGACATAAAGAGCAGGACTGTTGGTGTTTTCTTCTAATTAGCATGTAAATGTTATCATTCATAAAACTTTACATTAGGGTATAATATTTCCCAGCAATTCTGAGCTAACTTGCAACCTGTAATCAACAGTATTAGCAAGGCTTTGTCCATGTTAAAACATGCATGTCATACCTCAAATGCCTGCACAATTTACATGGTTGGCAAGCACCTAGATAAACATTTGTCAGAAATTTCCATCATGCCACTACAAATGATCAGTGTATATAGTGGAAGTATGCAGGGGGTGGAGGGTGATATCAAATGTAAACAGTGTAATCCCCACAAAACTCCAAACCAATACCACACGGGCAAAACAATTATAAGTAAGTACTACATGGTTCAAAAGTGGACACTTCTCAATTGTGAAGTGACAAAGGTCTGAATCTAAAATATCTAATCTAGTATTACTAAAGTAGTATAGTGTTAACCTGTCACTGGACAGATTGAAATTGTTCTCTTTAAGACAGTTATTCTTACCTGGGACAATTTTAAAGTCGTTTCTTTTGAAGACATCTCTGTAAGCTTCAGTTGTTTTTGTGCTTCTTCTGcctaaacaaacaattttgtattaaaattttgatCCCACAGTTTAGTAACAGATTTAATCAGTAACATTAACATAGTTACTATTTATATGTTTAACAACAAGTATAGTTTTGCcaaacatattcatataaattGCAGTTATTTTTTCTGTTAACCTATAAAGTTTATACACTATTCATGATAGTGCAAATATGAGCTAATGAGGACTTTTGGATTCACAAGACTAGGCAAATTATTATGGATCGAAGTGCATTAAGCGAATAGTAAAAATATGACTTGCGAAAAAACAAACCCACGAATTACCTATAAATGTTCctttcatatgtatttaaataattatttattctgtcaagcttacatgtattttgttttcaataacttTTTCCTAAATCAATGTCAACACATCAAACAACAGCATGCACAGtcatatatatgcataaaatTGCTGCTAAACAGTTGGCTATCAATACCTGTTTTCTAAGAATATTGATGGCCTTGTATTTTGAATCAAGCCTTTGTTCACATGTCTCCAGCTCTATTTTCAAGTCTTCCACCTCCTGCAAAGAAAACATACTGATCTGTTaacactgacaaaaaaaaaacaagagcgccgccaagcagggcaatatacgcccgaaggcatACATCATAGGATGGtcgcaaaattttaagaacttgactgttgtagccccaaaggactggaacaacaaaaggaaaacttcaaaaaacaaatctaagtccacaaaaaaaatccttatcaggtacaggtatgtaaaaatacaccttaaaattggaggtaccatccatgttgtaccatagaaaagtggtctcggtttttccctacggccaataataaaaaagtttcaaaataagctatttatagtaacataaaagggaagtaattcaaacaagagctgtcactaatggtgacaaatgcccccgcagcaccttgacttttgacctggtgaccccaaagtcaataggggtggtgtactcaataagtactatcaacatgtgaagtctgaaggtcctgggtgcagtggttcgcatgtaaagtgccttcatgcaaaaagtaaacgtttgcccctgtgaccttgacctttgacctggtgaccccaaagtcactagggttggtgtactcatacaataatatcagcatgtaaagtttgaaggtcctgtgtgaagtggtttgcgagtaaagtgccttcatgcaaaaagttaatgttggcccctgtgaccttgacctttgacctggtgaccccaaagtcaggagGAGTGgcgtactcaataagtactatcagcatgtgaagtttgaaggtcctgggtgcagtggttcgcgagtaaagtgccttcatgcaaaaagataacgttggcccctgtgaccttgacctttggcctggtgatcccaaattcagtaggggtggtgtactgaataagtactatcagcatgtgaagtttgatggtcctgggtgcagtggtttgcgagtaaagtgccttcatgcaaaaagttaacgttggcccctgtgaccttgacctttgaccaggtgaccccaaattcagtagggatggtgtactcaataagtactatcagcaagtgaagtttgaaggtcctgggtgcagtggttcgcgagtaaagtgccttcatgcaaaaagttaacgttggcccctgtgaccttgacctttgacccggtgaccccaaagtcagtaggggttgtgtactcaataacttgataagtactatcagcatgtgaagtttgaaggtcctgggtgcagtggtttgcgagtaaagtgccttcatgcaaaaagttaatgttggcccctgtgaccttgacctttgacctggtgatcccaaagtcagtaggggtggtgtactcaataagtactatcagcacgtgaagtttgaaggtcctgggttattgtaagtacaaaaagagatctgacaaataaaaacaagagcactgcaatgcagagcaatatacacaaagcaaagttatatgtcctttgacccttaagtgtgaccttgaccttaaagcgagtcacccggaacatgcgctctgcacatcgttacaatgtggtgaacatttctgccaagtttctttgaaatccttccagcagttcaagagttacagagcggacatgaaacaaactgatatgacttctgacccctaagtgtgaccttgaccttgaagcaagtcatcccgaagtttctttgaaatccttcaagggattcaagagttacagagcggacacgaaacaaactgatatgacctttgactcctaagtgtgaccttgaccttgaagcgagacatccaaaacatgcactctgcacatcgtctcggtgtggtgaacatttgtgtaacgtttccttgaaatccttcaaggggttcaagagttacagagcggacacgaaattgctaatggacagacggacggacaccagcgtcataacataatacgtctcttcggGCGTATcacaaaaaaacaagaacaaaaactgAACTAGGAAAGTCAAAAATCTCAACTCTCATTATAGATCTTGGTAACATAGGTTTTACATTCTAAGATGACTTTTCTATTATTCAATCACTTTTTACAAATATGTCTAAAAAAACATCTGGTGAAAAAATAAGGGGGCAAAATCAAAGATGCCCTGTCAATACTATagataaatgtaaaacataaaccTGCAAGGTTTCAGCTAACTTCATGGCAATTTCCTCACATGTTCTTTTCTTTCTGGATTTGTGATTttcagctaaaaaaaaaaaacagcataaatttcataAACCAAATTTTGATGTAGACAAGTATTCAAAAACATCAGTGTTAAAAGCGCAGAATATGATGTAAAACTAATATTGaacaaagatatttctatttcttttctcTCTGGTATTAGATATCATTGAAACAGAAAGTAACTTGATGTTATGTCATTTATcatctcattttttttctaagttacTAAACTGCAACTGAGtgtaaaggattttttatttaattgctAATTATAAATAACTGATAAGTGACTTTTCCTGCAGGCAGTGGTATCGGAccaagaacagaaaaaatcttTGTCCATACTGAATGATTTCAAATATGTGTCTCCTTACAAATAATGGTTAAAAATGTTACACTCTTTTTATTCAATGTCAGGCAAAAATGAAGACTTTGAAATaaggttttaatatttaattcccTTTTATAAATATAGTTACACAGTATACAcataattatatgtcatatgtaaGTAGACAAATATCTGACTTGTTCCATGGTGACACATGCATGCCTGTGactatttttttataaacaatattcTACAGGGATAGAAGTTAACACTCAGCAGATATTATCCACCTGGGATTGTAACTACCAACGTCTAACTGAAACTACATTGCAAAAGGCCCAACATCACAAAACAAAAGTTACAACCATGATAACAAATGTAGGTTTTCCAAATATTAACAAACTCATGAAAATCCAGAATCAGCATTCAATATCTCTCATACAGAATTTTTGTTCACATAAATGCaaagcaatatatgcccaaaggtttgatctttgaccttgaagcgaaccatccgaaacatgcactctacATCTTTTGCTGCTGTATCTTGCATAAAGTCATCAATTTAGCATGAACTGTATCAGACTcgcataaaaatgaaaagtaatttgTAGAAAATTGCCCAATGGAAGTCAGTCTGCAACTGGTCCTTTTGACtgtaaaaatttataaacaaagtttatcaataaaaagttttagtTCTAATAAATTTAAAAGCTTAATTTCACACTGGAATGGTCAAGCCTGCAAATGTTCAATGTGCAAACATACTTAGCAGCTTGTTCTGCAGGACCGGACGGCATCTTTTCATTACACCCAGTTTAATTCTTTGCTTGTACTCTCATTGAGgtcttttgcttttttatttttgatatttttatttgcttgGTAGTTTTTGCTTTGTTTAGCTGGTTTTGTTGTATGCCTTGTTCCTCATAGTTTGCTACAATTAGTATGTGTACCTTGCTTTCCTTGTGTAGTTGACATAGTTTTATGCTTTTTTCTCCATGTTTATTTGCTTTAGTTACTTGCTGTGTTGTCAATACTTGACTTGCTTTGCATGCTTTACCTACTTTTTGTATACCTGTTTCCTTGTGAAGTCGACATAGATCTATGCCTTGTTCTCCATGTTTAGCTGCTTTAGCtggtttctttgttttgttgctttAGTTGCACACttttctttctattatttttatgtaataatttgCATGCATTTTATGTTCTCTATGTGCTATTGTCATTATTACATCTTATTTTCATGCTATGTTTTATGTGCTACGGTGAAGGAGCTGCTGCTCAGTTCATTTCAGATCTGAGGTGATATTCTCGtttagcatattttttatttagctTTTTGCGCCCATTTTGCCTAtcagttttttatttcatgtttatcttAAGTAGTTCTTAGGCTTTTGGTCAAGAGCAGCAGGTCTTTCACAGGTTTAACTTCATGTTGTACTGCTACATGTAATTTCTGTATAACCCTATCTCTTATTTTACAGCTTGCTTActatgttttaactgtttatctttgttatatatagtcggttaaaaagcgctTGTCGCTTATATTGTATTGTTTctctgtcttgccgacttaaaataaaatttatcttaatcTTATCTTAACAGCTTACTAGTCTTTCTTTTATAATggagaccaaataattgtgtagtaATGCCAGCTGACCACTTAATCATTCAACATCTTGTTTACAAACTCGCACATGACAATTATCGGAAAGTGTCACCGCATCGCTGATTGGCCAAATACTATTACatctagttttatgaaaaatttgaTTCACAGTCAGACTCACAGTTCTCACAAAAATCTCACAAGTACATGAAGTGGTAGAACTAAATTATACAATCAGCATGTAAATTCAACTTGTCTTGACACCTAACACATTGTCAACAGTCTGAATTGCTGTAATTTGCGTGTGTGGATAAAAAAAGTCGGGTTGCTTGAATTTTGGTTCTTTATTGACcaacaatgtattttctgtcagattttTACACATGCATTGTACCCGGTGATTTTAAAAACATGCGTGCAAGTTACATTAATGTGGGAATTACCAGAGTTTTAGCATGAATGGGAATGCTGTAAATGGTCCACTACAACATGCTTGACAAAAAAAGTATCAGAAATCCCAACAGAATTTAGTTTGCTAACTTGGCAAATTTATGACTTTGAAGACTGATACTTATCCAACTTAAAACTCAATCTATGCGCATTAACTTATATCCCCGTATAACTGACAATATTACACTGTGCATCTTATTACTATACATCTATGACTCAGACTTATTaatgaaatacaatatgaaatccTAAACCTTTCATTTTATCTTGCCCTGGAGACATATTTGAATTTGGTATTGAGACATTcatcttttttcttatttcttcaaTGTTTCGATTAAACAATTCTTTCTGTTGCCGAATAGATGTCCCATATGTTACATCTGCATATGATGGAAAGTCAGAGCCCTTTTCCTCCACTTTGCTTTCTTTTTCAGAGCCTTGGTCCTGACAATTCGAAGTTTTTGGTTTCTCGCAAAAATATCTTTCATCATAGATCAGAATTTCTTCATCCTTTCCACTAAAAGTTTCACTGCAACGACTAGATTTTGGCACTAAGTGAGAATACTGTGTTTTGAGATCATGTATTTGTTGTATAGGCATTAATGAGAGCTCAAATTCTTCCTCGGAATCCTCTGAACAACTGCAGCCAGTGACTGTTCCTATCCGAATTATTTGACACTTTTGACAACAAACGGTCTTCAGAAGGGTTGTGAGGTTCATTTGATAAAATTGTGAGTCCTCCTGGTTTGAGTCCATCGccaagaccaagatcagcttctTGCATATCATCTGATTGCATATTATCgctcattttttcttttaaacagtttttcagACTCTTGACAGGAAGTAGGGgagataaatttgaaaattaggTTTTATACCACTAATTTCAGCAATTGGCCAGAGGCATGATCACACTAAATAATCGGCCACCCTTATGGTttgaacacactaaatagctgttcttctttattctatatacaaTTGACATGTTTCCAGAGACCgaagcacacatcaggacccattttaaaagtctgtaacttacatttactTGATTGATAAAGAATATTGTCACTGCTGAATAGAAATCaagagaaaattattattatcattatttattttaggaCATGGTACACGATATACAATACAAACAAGACAAACAATTAAATTAGGTATCACAGACAAAAGTTGCAAATATCAAGAATCGCCATTTAAACaagatatcataaaaataaaaacgggTTAGACAGTTTGCATATAACCCTTAAGTTCATACCGTACTTTTACTTATGACCAAAAGGGAGATGACTACTAAAATCATATGACCATTACACGAGATTGAAAATTCTTCGTGTTTATGTGACATTGTTTTTGGTCCAAAAAGCATACATTCTGTCTTACCCAGATGCAAAGATAGCTTATTATCAACCAGCCAATCAGAACACTTTTCTAAGACAGTACCAAGTTTTTGTGAGGTCAAGTCGGGGTCTTTATGAGTAAAAAGAATTGTACTGCCGTTAGCATAAAGTATAAGTTTACAATCAGTATCAATACTGGTGACCATGTCATTCACATAGCAAAGAAAGAGCAGATCTAGAGGTCCTAAAATACTTCCTTGGGGCACGCCACAGGTGACAGTATTAGGTTTAGAAAAAGTTTTACCTATGTTGACAATTTGGCTTCTCCAGGATAAATATGACCTAAACCACGGGACAGATTTCACACCCATAAGACCAAGTTTACCACAAAGTATCTCGTGATCTACTGTGTCGTATGCTTTTTGAAGATGAAGCATGACCATAACTGTAAACAAACCTTTAgaggtatttgatttaataaaatctgaaaggtaTATTAAACATGCATCTGCGGAATGTTATTTCCTGAACCCCGACTGATGTTCATTTAACACATTGTTCTTAGCTAAAAAAGATTCTAGCTGTACATAGACAGCTTTCTTTAGGATGTTTGATACTACACTTAAAATGCTGACTGGTCTATAGTTACCAGCTTCTAAAGTACTACTCTTTTTATGTAATGGTTTATCCCTAGCAAGTTTTTTCTCCTCCGGGACCGTACTGTCAGAAATGGACCAGTTAACAATAAAAGTAATAGTAATTGTTAAATAACTCAGCCCCATCTTTTTAAAATCTAGCAGAGATACCATCTAGTCCCGTGTTTTAACTAGCATTAAGTTTATATAACTCTTTCAAGACAAATTCTTCAGTAACACGATGTAAATGTAATTCTTTATTCTCAGAATTTCTATTTGGGAAATGGATTTCACCATTATTAACAGAAGAATCTAACAGTCTCAGTCAGTGATATTACTGCTGCTTTGGATTTGTTGGCAATGATTTTGGGggttatgtttgatgcaagaaaaatattttcagtcaaacacacaaactgcaaattcagctaaaaatgagacctaaattgtagtggtggtgtatgatctaagtttccatcaaaaattctgtcatgttgttatttcattatgaaaatactaCCTACacgtcaagcatagatctgtcatgtgattttagcaaacaaatgcaaaaagaaggaaaatagctctacaatgtctgtatgcctataagaaaaacttttttctctgataTTGTGCCAGTTGCATATCAAATGTACAAACAAcccaaagaaatgaaaaaatagaagttttatcttgatatcaacagtttctaaggttttatggcgtTATCAGTAACCAAATATAGTTGTTGTGACATAATATTCAAGCAGTTACCCTAACCgtagccttgttttgccctgtgttaatattttctactctgatatgcatacaaattacacatttaaactgataattatgtttatttttaccTCTTATTgacagaaaattgaaaattgaaattaatttgtcattttctaacaaattctaatcaaatttgCATTTCCATCCTCATCTAGCTAGagttcaatttttaccaatgtcaccttataggttacaacacactaaatagctgctctttattctatgtaaaattgatatatttccaatggccgcagcacaaaTCAGGACCCAtcttaaatgtctgtaacttacatatacttgaagaatattgtcagtgctgaataaaaatcaaaagaaaagtggggatcatgtttgatgcaaagaaaatatttttagtcaaaaatagatctgccatgtgattttagcaaacaaaagcgcaaagaaaagaaggaaaatagctctgcagAGGAAAACAAcatgaggactatttgtatccgccattatgcgagtACCTTTTTTTCCGCGCCATTTTCCtgataaatgaaactgaaactgttttatctgattaaacgcctatttttacgcaaaacatattcaatggcgttttacaaatacataaaaaatacgacaaaaattaagatattttaaatgacatatgacataaatgagcataaatatcataaatatttttcagatctAGAGAAAAAACGATCCAAAGAAAAAGTAATAAACAAAATTGAAGACAATGGATCAGTCTTGATAAAAACAAAAGACATTATTAATAAAGtacattctttttataaaaatttgtataGAAAAGATGAATATCTTACGAATGACAGAAACTTTTTTCCGGATATGCATAAACAGTTAagtaatgaacaaaaacaaatgtgtgaagGAATATTGACAGAATACGAATGCGGTATAGCtctcaaagaaatgaaaaatatgaagagCCCCGGTTCCGACGGTCTAACTACTGAGTTTTACAAAATCTTTTGGAATGATATAAAAAAGTACATTCTAAACTCCCTTAACTATTCATTTGAGAAGCAAGAACTAACTGAACTACAGAAACAAAGTATTATCTCACTTCTTCCGAAAAAAGATAAACTATTAACTAATATCAATAACTGGCGACCAATATCTCTCTTAAACGTAGACTATAAAATAGCATCGAAATCAATAGCAAATAGAATGAAAAAAAGTACTTGATGGTATTATAAATAGGGATCAAACTGGCTTTATTAAGGGACGATATATTGGTGAAAACGTacgatgtttgtttgtttctttgttttgggtttaacgccgtttttcaacagtatttcagtcatgtaacggcgggcagttaacctaaccagtgttcctggattctgcaccagtacaaacctgttctccgcaagtaactgccaacttccccacatgaattatcagaggtgggggacgaatgatttcagacacaatgtcttttatcaaatcgtcacggagaacatacgccccgcccgaggatcgaactcgcgaccccgtgatccgtagaccaacgctctccctactgagctaagcgggcgggcgaatCTTATATAATGTAATAGAAAAAGTAAACAATGATAATGAAGAAGGATTAATATTTTTCTCAGACTTTCAAAAAGCCTTTGATAGCATAGACCATaactatattttcaaatgtttaaaatacttcAACTTCGGTGAAACACTTAttagtttaaaatagaaaaaaggtgtAAGACAAGGCTGTCCACTTTCACCTTATCTATTCATAATAGGCATTGAAATACTAtcacaatatataaataataataaaaatataaaaggacttaaaattctaaatactgaaatgaaacaaacactttttgctGATGATGCAAGTTTTT comes from the Mercenaria mercenaria strain notata chromosome 9, MADL_Memer_1, whole genome shotgun sequence genome and includes:
- the LOC123546358 gene encoding coiled-coil domain-containing protein 125-like isoform X2 encodes the protein MICKKLILVLAMDSNQEDSQFYQMNLTTLLKTVCCQKCQIIRIGTVTGCSCSEDSEEEFELSLMPIQQIHDLKTQYSHLVPKSSRCSETFSGKDEEILIYDERYFCEKPKTSNCQDQGSEKESKVEEKGSDFPSYADVTYGTSIRQQKELFNRNIEEIRKKMNVSIPNSNMSPGQDKMKAENHKSRKKRTCEEIAMKLAETLQEVEDLKIELETCEQRLDSKYKAINILRKQAEEAQKQLKLTEMSSKETTLKLSQEICELQFEVERQENTLLDSQEVWAQRFDRKCQENKSLMKTLELKMEDLRKVTAQKMAVDRENDELLALLDIQERAKYEKTRSVSSEENYCSFSSTELAVLGACRCRISSPEPCGCAHAAANLKKEIVKMKEELHLYKSRRDEAYHTVDAYRKAFEEQLQRNKSLTLQLANISTGRNSTGNLSGTSKAKLALKWLIGSLNDEDVPDDASSMVPGPAMSEYELITYLTEMLNEKKEVLAHQKLASQILADRVKVLEDKLSRYEKDDSEVFT